One Candidatus Sulfurimonas baltica DNA segment encodes these proteins:
- the wecB gene encoding non-hydrolyzing UDP-N-acetylglucosamine 2-epimerase, whose amino-acid sequence MKKVMTIVGTRPEIIKLSRVISELEKYTDHILVHTGQNYDYELNEVFFNEMGIKKPDYFLNAAADNAAETIANVISKSDKLLEEVKPDAVLLYGDTNSCLSVISAKRRKIPIFHMEAGNRCFDQRVPEEINRKIVDQLSDINMTLTEHARGYLISEGIRPETIIKTGSSMLEVLEYYKKDIESSKVLENLNLQKKDFFIVSAHREENVDSEQNFSDLLDSLNIMATTYNKRIIVSTHPRTRKKLESIETKDFNPLIEFMKPLGFFDYIALQMNSFCAISDSGTITEESSILGFPAITIRQAHERPEGMDEGTLIMSGLKSDDIINAINIVTEQLKEVPMHIVKDYDTSNVSKKVVRIIISYIDYINRTVWKKY is encoded by the coding sequence ATGAAAAAAGTAATGACTATAGTTGGTACTCGCCCGGAGATTATTAAGTTAAGCAGAGTTATTTCAGAACTTGAAAAATATACAGATCATATATTAGTGCATACAGGACAAAATTACGATTATGAGCTGAATGAAGTGTTTTTTAATGAGATGGGTATAAAAAAACCAGACTATTTTTTAAATGCCGCCGCAGATAATGCTGCTGAGACTATTGCTAATGTCATTAGTAAATCAGACAAATTACTTGAAGAAGTTAAGCCAGATGCTGTTTTGCTTTATGGTGATACAAATAGTTGTCTTTCTGTGATTTCAGCTAAAAGAAGAAAAATACCTATTTTTCACATGGAAGCTGGAAACAGATGCTTTGATCAGAGAGTTCCAGAAGAGATAAATAGAAAAATAGTTGACCAGCTTAGCGATATAAACATGACTTTAACAGAACATGCAAGAGGATATCTGATTTCAGAGGGAATAAGACCAGAAACTATTATTAAAACTGGTTCATCGATGCTTGAGGTTTTGGAGTATTATAAAAAAGATATAGAAAGTTCAAAAGTATTAGAAAATTTAAACTTGCAAAAGAAAGATTTTTTTATAGTTAGTGCTCATAGAGAAGAAAATGTAGATAGTGAACAAAACTTCAGTGATTTGTTAGACTCTTTAAATATTATGGCAACTACCTACAACAAGAGAATTATAGTTTCTACACACCCTAGAACTAGAAAAAAACTAGAATCTATTGAAACAAAAGATTTTAATCCATTGATAGAATTTATGAAACCGCTTGGTTTTTTCGACTATATTGCATTGCAGATGAATTCATTTTGTGCAATATCTGACAGCGGAACAATTACAGAAGAATCTTCTATATTGGGATTTCCAGCTATTACAATAAGACAAGCCCATGAAAGACCAGAAGGTATGGATGAGGGTACATTAATAATGTCCGGGTTGAAAAGTGATGATATTATTAATGCAATTAACATAGTTACTGAGCAGTTAAAAGAGGTGCCTATGCATATTGTTAAAGACTACGATACTAGTAACGTCTCAAAAAAAGTAGTAAGAATTATTATTAGTTATATAGATTACATAAATAGAACAGTTTGGAAAAAGTATTAG
- a CDS encoding glycosyltransferase, whose translation MHVLINAIGITDSGGITVLENVLIECSNDEANSFYIICNDNININRFYIKYSGVKNFEFKIIKNRSFLYRLYYENIVFNMIIQNNNIDLVYNFSGTAQFFLKTHQITKVHNLLFYSKKIGKVYFEKKEYLKWFKQILLKRFVFHNMLKRTKYIEVQSSHVKECISDFLDIGNKMFYIKSDIDVSNDLFSKPKEYDFRKKIKFLYIVGPHFEYIHKNFIDFTDTMIEFYKLNIDFEINITLTKEQLDNSFLWDSSLSLKTNFLGYINKEEVNNLFVDNTILISTSIIETLGLHVVEAVQNGILVIAPNEIYSKMVYGDDFLTYELFNKESLLRAIKGITLQCNNSIKDIILNNQRYLIENENKKCKSIIEIFDEVIKDINV comes from the coding sequence ATGCATGTATTAATTAATGCTATTGGTATTACAGATTCAGGTGGTATAACAGTACTTGAAAATGTTTTAATTGAATGCAGTAATGATGAAGCAAATAGCTTTTATATTATATGCAATGATAATATAAATATAAATAGATTTTATATAAAATATTCTGGTGTAAAAAACTTTGAATTTAAAATTATAAAAAATAGAAGTTTTTTATATAGGTTGTATTATGAAAATATAGTATTTAATATGATTATTCAAAATAACAATATAGACTTAGTTTATAATTTTTCTGGAACTGCACAGTTTTTCTTGAAAACACATCAGATTACAAAGGTGCATAACTTACTTTTTTACTCTAAAAAAATAGGTAAAGTATATTTTGAAAAAAAAGAATATTTAAAATGGTTTAAGCAAATATTGCTAAAAAGGTTTGTTTTTCATAATATGTTAAAACGAACAAAATATATAGAAGTTCAATCTTCTCATGTAAAAGAGTGTATATCTGATTTTTTAGATATTGGCAATAAAATGTTTTACATAAAGAGTGATATTGATGTGTCGAATGATTTGTTTTCTAAACCAAAAGAATATGATTTTAGAAAAAAGATAAAATTTCTTTATATTGTGGGACCTCATTTTGAATATATTCATAAAAATTTTATAGATTTTACAGATACAATGATTGAATTTTATAAATTAAATATAGATTTTGAAATAAATATTACTTTAACAAAAGAACAGTTAGATAATTCTTTTTTATGGGATAGCTCTTTGAGCCTAAAAACAAACTTTTTAGGATATATAAATAAAGAAGAAGTAAATAATTTGTTTGTAGATAACACTATTTTAATTTCTACTTCTATAATTGAGACTCTTGGACTGCATGTAGTAGAAGCTGTTCAAAATGGAATCTTAGTAATAGCTCCAAATGAAATATATAGTAAAATGGTTTATGGAGACGACTTTCTTACTTATGAATTATTTAATAAAGAGTCATTGTTAAGAGCAATAAAAGGTATTACTTTACAATGTAATAATAGTATTAAAGATATAATATTGAATAATCAACGATATTTAATTGAAAATGAAAATAAAAAATGTAAATCAATAATAGAAATATTTGATGAAGTGATAAAGGATATAAATGTTTAA
- a CDS encoding polysaccharide biosynthesis protein yields the protein MFKDKVLLITGGTGSFGNAVLRNFLDTDIKEIRIFSRDELKQDDMRKRYNNDKLKFYIGDVRDVNSLEDAFKGVDFIFHAAALKQVPSCEFYPMQAVQTNVIGTENVLNVSIKSGVSKVIVLSTDKAVYPINAMGISKAMMEKVAVAKSRNLGTETTICCTRYGNVMASRGSVIPLFIEQIKKNEEITITDPNMTRFMMSLDDAVDLVMFAFKNGKNGDIFVQKSPAATIELLANTLKNILNKSEHVVKVIGTRHGEKLYETLLTREEMVHAVDMDKYYRIPADNRDLNYNKYFEEGEVITEASDYHSHNTHRLDEVELRKMLLSLREIKSDLKELGVIS from the coding sequence ATGTTTAAAGATAAAGTGTTACTAATTACAGGAGGGACTGGTTCATTTGGTAATGCCGTCCTTCGTAATTTTTTAGATACTGATATAAAAGAGATAAGAATTTTTTCCCGTGATGAATTAAAACAAGATGATATGCGTAAGAGATACAACAATGATAAACTTAAGTTTTATATTGGTGATGTTAGAGATGTTAACTCTTTGGAAGATGCTTTTAAAGGTGTTGACTTTATTTTTCATGCAGCTGCTTTAAAGCAGGTGCCTTCTTGTGAATTTTACCCTATGCAAGCAGTTCAGACAAATGTTATCGGCACAGAAAATGTTTTAAATGTTTCTATTAAATCTGGTGTCAGCAAAGTAATTGTACTCAGTACCGATAAAGCAGTTTATCCAATTAATGCTATGGGCATCAGTAAAGCCATGATGGAAAAAGTAGCAGTTGCTAAGTCTAGAAATCTTGGCACAGAGACAACAATTTGCTGTACTAGATATGGAAATGTTATGGCTAGTCGCGGTTCTGTTATACCTCTTTTTATAGAACAGATTAAAAAAAATGAAGAGATAACTATAACAGATCCAAATATGACAAGATTTATGATGAGTTTGGATGATGCTGTTGACTTAGTTATGTTCGCTTTTAAAAATGGAAAAAATGGAGATATCTTTGTACAAAAATCACCTGCTGCAACAATAGAGCTTTTAGCCAATACGTTAAAAAATATATTAAACAAAAGTGAGCATGTGGTAAAGGTTATCGGCACAAGACATGGCGAAAAATTATATGAAACTCTTTTGACGAGAGAAGAGATGGTCCATGCTGTTGACATGGATAAATATTACAGAATACCTGCAGATAATAGGGATTTAAACTATAACAAGTATTTTGAAGAAGGTGAAGTTATAACGGAAGCTTCAGACTATCATTCGCACAATACTCACAGGTTAGATGAAGTTGAACTTAGAAAAATGCTTCTTTCGCTAAGAGAGATCAAGAGTGATTTAAAAGAGCTTGGAGTTATTTCATGA
- a CDS encoding type II toxin-antitoxin system Phd/YefM family antitoxin — protein MQPILANYTASITELKKSPTQLLKDAGNEAVAILNHNVASAYLVPSELYEKMMDIIDDYYLAKEVEDRLSYKEEDLIEVNINDL, from the coding sequence ATGCAACCAATATTAGCAAACTATACAGCGAGCATAACAGAACTTAAAAAGTCTCCAACACAGTTACTAAAAGACGCGGGAAATGAAGCTGTAGCAATACTCAATCACAATGTGGCAAGTGCGTATTTGGTGCCAAGTGAGCTTTATGAAAAAATGATGGATATAATAGATGATTATTATTTGGCAAAAGAGGTTGAAGATAGATTGAGTTACAAAGAAGAAGATTTGATTGAAGTTAATATTAATGACCTATAA
- a CDS encoding MraY family glycosyltransferase, with the protein MIYFILLLSSFLLTYFIKNYAIKKSFVAEVNDRSSHTVPTPHGGGIAIAVTWFIGISYMYYINDINSSLYFALMVGVVISVVSYLDDLYELSAKVRLVAQTLVALLGLYFLGGLGSFELGLFSIDNQLFTNVFAFFMIIWFINLYNFLDGIDGYAGGEAVFLGIAGFLLFGGSHFLVLIVAVLGFLVWNWHKAKIFMGDVGSTLLGYNIAVFTIYYANQESSNLWVWIVLFGVFWFDATLTLFRRYKNGEQLSQAHRKHAYQRLTQSGWVHDRVTIFSVLVNIVLFCTVYFISNIFVSFVFSLIILYIVMRFVDSKKAFE; encoded by the coding sequence ATGATTTATTTTATACTTTTGTTAAGCTCATTTTTACTTACTTATTTTATAAAAAACTATGCCATAAAAAAATCATTTGTTGCAGAGGTGAACGATAGAAGTTCTCACACTGTACCAACTCCTCATGGCGGTGGTATAGCTATTGCAGTTACTTGGTTTATTGGTATATCGTATATGTATTATATAAACGATATAAATAGCTCTTTGTATTTTGCTTTAATGGTTGGTGTGGTTATATCAGTTGTTAGTTACCTTGATGATTTATATGAACTTAGTGCAAAGGTTAGATTAGTTGCACAAACTTTAGTTGCTCTTTTAGGGCTATACTTTTTAGGCGGACTTGGAAGTTTTGAGCTAGGTTTATTTTCAATAGATAATCAGTTATTTACAAATGTTTTTGCATTTTTTATGATAATCTGGTTTATAAATCTTTATAACTTTTTAGATGGCATAGATGGGTATGCCGGCGGTGAAGCTGTTTTTCTTGGAATTGCCGGATTTTTACTTTTTGGTGGTAGCCACTTTTTGGTTTTGATTGTAGCGGTTTTAGGATTTTTAGTTTGGAACTGGCATAAGGCAAAGATTTTTATGGGTGATGTTGGAAGTACGCTTTTGGGTTACAATATTGCTGTCTTTACCATCTATTATGCAAATCAGGAAAGTTCTAATTTGTGGGTTTGGATAGTGCTTTTTGGAGTGTTTTGGTTTGATGCGACTTTGACGCTGTTTAGAAGATATAAAAACGGTGAGCAGTTAAGCCAAGCGCATAGAAAACATGCATACCAAAGATTAACACAAAGCGGATGGGTTCATGACAGAGTTACTATTTTTTCAGTTTTAGTAAATATTGTATTGTTTTGTACTGTTTATTTTATCTCAAACATATTTGTTTCATTTGTCTTCTCATTGATTATTCTTTACATTGTTATGCGGTTTGTTGATAGCAAAAAAGCTTTTGAATAA
- a CDS encoding dTDP-4-dehydrorhamnose reductase family protein has product MKKKVLILGSTGMLGHQVVNYFLQFEEYDVVDIAFRNKFREETIVLDVTNQNMLSKIIVDINSDFIINCIGVLIGGSNESISNAIYINSFLPHKLKDIAKTIEAKLIHISTDCVFSGKKGGYIEKDERDGQDTYAKTKALGEVIDNTNATLRTSIIGPELKTNGEGLFHWFMNQSGSINGFNKAIWSGVTTLELARVVKWAVENDITGLYHVTNNKSINKNELLNLFKKYTKKDIDIIAVDGKKVDKSFIDTRKEIDYAIPSYDEMVKDMVNLINNNKLYSQYVAG; this is encoded by the coding sequence ATGAAAAAAAAAGTTTTAATCTTAGGCTCAACTGGAATGCTAGGACATCAGGTTGTAAATTATTTTTTACAATTTGAAGAGTATGATGTTGTTGATATTGCATTTAGAAATAAATTTAGAGAAGAAACAATTGTTTTAGATGTAACCAACCAAAATATGCTTAGCAAGATTATTGTTGATATTAATTCAGACTTTATTATTAACTGCATAGGTGTTCTAATTGGAGGTTCAAATGAAAGTATTTCAAATGCTATCTATATAAATTCATTTCTGCCTCATAAATTAAAGGATATTGCTAAAACAATAGAAGCTAAATTAATACATATATCTACAGATTGTGTGTTTTCAGGTAAAAAAGGTGGGTATATTGAAAAAGATGAAAGAGATGGACAAGATACTTATGCAAAAACCAAGGCATTAGGTGAAGTTATAGACAATACTAATGCTACTCTGAGAACATCTATTATTGGACCTGAATTAAAAACGAATGGAGAAGGTTTATTTCATTGGTTTATGAATCAGTCCGGCTCAATAAATGGCTTTAACAAGGCTATTTGGTCTGGGGTTACAACACTAGAGCTAGCGCGTGTAGTTAAATGGGCTGTTGAAAATGATATAACAGGTCTTTATCATGTGACAAATAATAAGTCAATAAATAAAAACGAGTTGCTTAATTTATTTAAAAAATATACAAAAAAAGATATTGATATTATTGCAGTTGACGGCAAGAAAGTTGATAAAAGTTTTATAGACACAAGAAAAGAGATTGACTATGCTATCCCAAGCTATGACGAGATGGTAAAAGATATGGTCAATTTAATAAACAACAATAAATTGTATTCTCAATATGTAGCAGGTTAA
- a CDS encoding nucleotidyltransferase domain-containing protein produces the protein MRLSKEEITLLKNKLYEISSDARLYLFGSRVDDTKRGGDIDLLILSDKLRKKDLRKLRLSFFEKFGEQKMDIIIDDGTFKNQFTKLIFQKAVLL, from the coding sequence ATGAGATTATCAAAAGAAGAGATAACGTTATTGAAAAATAAACTTTATGAAATATCTAGCGATGCAAGGTTGTATCTATTTGGGAGTAGAGTAGACGATACAAAGCGGGGTGGAGATATAGATTTGCTAATTTTATCTGATAAGTTAAGAAAAAAAGATTTACGAAAATTGAGACTTTCATTTTTTGAAAAGTTTGGTGAGCAGAAGATGGATATAATTATTGATGATGGGACATTTAAAAACCAATTTACTAAGCTTATATTTCAAAAGGCGGTATTGTTATGA
- a CDS encoding glycosyltransferase family 4 protein: MKKKILIVTEYFYPEEFKINEIAVAWKEKGYDVDVLTQNPTYPFGEIYKEYENKWYSKDSYNGINIYRVKAVTGYKSSLFKKLLKYFTFMILGSIVSLKIGKKYDYVFGFDIAALTCMVPAVILKKTYKKNVTLWVQDVWPDSVYAYGFKKTKLLEFILNGFVKFVYRNSSNFAISAKGFENKIKLYLDDSKEIRYLPNWADEFNEELEPFIFSDEKKVHFTFAGNVGKVQNLDNILLAYGNLVDDLIEKSQINIIGDGSHLESLKKLVKDKGLKNIVFWGRKPREEMYKYFKASDFLIVSLIDKPIFSLTVPAKTQTYIAANKPLFGVIKGEASDIIKDNNLGFCAEPENIQEIQNTFEKAIYASPQEIEEFTRNGEKLTNTIFDKEKIISSLLNLLIGKEK; encoded by the coding sequence TTGAAAAAAAAAATATTGATAGTTACTGAGTACTTTTATCCAGAAGAGTTTAAAATTAATGAAATTGCTGTCGCTTGGAAAGAAAAAGGTTATGACGTAGATGTACTTACGCAGAATCCAACATATCCTTTTGGTGAAATTTACAAAGAGTATGAAAATAAGTGGTATAGCAAGGATAGCTATAATGGTATAAATATTTACAGGGTAAAAGCAGTTACTGGATATAAGAGTAGCTTGTTTAAAAAGCTTTTAAAATATTTCACTTTTATGATTTTAGGAAGTATAGTTAGTCTTAAAATCGGTAAAAAATATGACTACGTTTTTGGCTTTGATATTGCTGCTTTAACTTGTATGGTTCCAGCTGTGATTCTTAAAAAAACTTATAAAAAAAATGTGACATTATGGGTGCAAGATGTTTGGCCTGATAGTGTATATGCCTATGGGTTTAAAAAAACAAAACTTTTAGAGTTTATATTAAATGGATTTGTGAAATTTGTTTATAGAAATAGTTCAAATTTTGCAATTTCTGCTAAAGGTTTTGAGAATAAGATTAAGCTATATCTGGATGATAGTAAAGAGATTCGATATTTGCCAAATTGGGCTGATGAATTTAATGAGGAGTTGGAGCCTTTTATATTTAGTGATGAAAAAAAAGTTCACTTTACTTTTGCTGGAAATGTAGGAAAAGTGCAAAACCTTGACAACATATTACTAGCTTATGGCAATTTAGTAGATGATTTGATAGAGAAATCTCAGATAAATATAATAGGAGATGGCTCTCATTTAGAAAGCTTAAAGAAACTAGTTAAAGATAAAGGTTTAAAAAATATTGTTTTCTGGGGAAGAAAACCAAGAGAAGAGATGTATAAATACTTTAAAGCAAGTGATTTTTTAATAGTGTCCTTGATAGATAAACCAATATTTTCACTAACGGTTCCCGCTAAAACTCAAACATATATAGCTGCAAATAAACCATTGTTTGGAGTGATAAAAGGTGAAGCATCAGATATTATAAAAGATAACAACTTGGGATTTTGTGCAGAACCTGAAAATATACAAGAGATTCAAAATACTTTTGAAAAAGCGATATATGCGAGTCCGCAAGAAATAGAAGAATTTACCAGAAATGGCGAAAAATTGACAAATACAATTTTTGACAAGGAAAAGATAATTTCTTCATTATTAAATTTATTAATTGGGAAAGAGAAATGA
- a CDS encoding NAD-dependent epimerase/dehydratase family protein has protein sequence MKLLLTGSNGFIGNYFISKYAAKYEITKFSFLNDDFKALHVEDVDVVIHLSALVHQMGGASKEEYEKVNVTQTLELAKKAKESGVKHFVFMSTVKVYGEETDVAYNENSVCNPEDEYGKSKLKAEQELQKLEDDNFKVSIIRTPIVYGYGVKANIKNLVSLVQKVPVLPFGGIDNKRSMVYIGNLCHLIDSVVRFQIKFGMTDVDGMTDVSGMTCSGVFLASDDKAISTTKLIELIAKELNKKVYLLKIPLFETFLKVVKPSFHKRLYGSLGIDNRLTKDMLDFKNLYTVEDGIKHMIHGEC, from the coding sequence ATGAAATTATTGCTAACAGGTTCAAATGGTTTTATAGGAAACTACTTTATAAGTAAATACGCTGCAAAATATGAAATAACAAAATTCTCATTTTTAAATGATGATTTTAAAGCTTTACATGTAGAAGATGTAGATGTTGTGATTCATCTATCTGCTCTTGTTCATCAGATGGGTGGAGCCAGCAAAGAAGAGTATGAAAAAGTAAATGTGACTCAGACTTTGGAGTTAGCTAAAAAAGCCAAAGAGAGTGGAGTTAAACATTTTGTATTTATGAGTACAGTTAAGGTGTATGGGGAAGAGACAGATGTAGCTTATAACGAAAATAGTGTGTGTAATCCAGAAGATGAGTATGGAAAGAGTAAGTTAAAAGCAGAGCAAGAGTTACAAAAGCTAGAAGATGATAATTTTAAAGTTTCGATTATAAGAACTCCTATCGTTTATGGGTATGGCGTTAAAGCAAATATTAAAAATCTTGTTAGTTTAGTACAGAAAGTTCCTGTTTTGCCGTTTGGTGGGATAGACAATAAGCGAAGTATGGTTTATATAGGAAATCTTTGTCATTTGATAGATTCAGTAGTTAGATTCCAAATCAAGTTTGGAATGACGGATGTGGATGGAATGACGGATGTGAGTGGAATGACTTGTTCTGGTGTATTTTTAGCATCTGATGATAAGGCTATCTCTACTACAAAGCTGATAGAGCTTATTGCAAAAGAGTTAAATAAAAAAGTGTATTTACTAAAAATTCCATTATTTGAAACATTTCTGAAAGTTGTTAAGCCATCTTTTCATAAAAGACTTTATGGGAGCTTAGGAATAGATAACAGACTTACGAAAGATATGTTAGATTTTAAAAATCTATATACAGTCGAAGATGGGATAAAGCATATGATACATGGTGAATGTTAA
- the pglF gene encoding UDP-N-acetylglucosamine 4,6-dehydratase (configuration-retaining): MNIDKRILNFLVIIIFTFGTFWWTFFIFHIPFNFNLVLSVVVVRMVASAFIFNDYSLSWSKASQKTFIIKSFVYISAFFVYFPIFYGEVRFSFLASELFLYLFAINFTMYFYYYLINRSQIAKTKSVVIYGAGRAGIKLESEFINTAYKVKYFVDDDKIIQNRSIDAIRVISKQKLKEKIGDDKFDLLVIAIPSASQNRIKQIYDNLSKYFKTIQILPSMDEILDTKDFAMQLKNVSVEDLLARHPQDLDKSKISSFIKGKTVLVTGAGGSIGSEICRQCQKFGAKKLILLDHSEYNLYAIEQELQKIETIPVMQSVVNKEFLDETFKTYKPEIVIHAAAYKHVPLVEANIYEGILNNVVGTKNVIDVSIKYGVQKFVMISTDKAVRPTNVMGTTKRICELYAQNVVSLENSNGNGTDIVAVRFGNVLGSSGSVIPKFKSQIENGQNITVTHPDITRYFMLIPEACELVLQAGAIGTGGEIFILDMGEPIKIVDLAKKMIELSGREGIEIEFSGLRPGEKLYEELLIDDTDCKTDYESITVAKPTLYDIDKLNRDIEELLTCKDKLAKLKEIVPEFNHQKNA; this comes from the coding sequence ATAAATATAGATAAACGAATATTAAATTTTTTGGTAATTATAATTTTTACCTTTGGCACATTTTGGTGGACTTTTTTTATATTTCACATACCATTTAACTTTAACCTTGTGCTTAGTGTTGTGGTTGTTCGTATGGTTGCATCAGCATTTATTTTTAATGACTACTCACTCTCGTGGTCAAAGGCTTCTCAAAAAACATTTATTATAAAAAGTTTTGTGTATATCTCTGCATTTTTTGTCTATTTCCCTATTTTTTATGGTGAGGTTAGATTTTCATTTTTAGCTTCTGAGCTTTTTTTATATCTCTTTGCAATAAACTTTACTATGTATTTTTACTACTACCTAATTAACAGGAGCCAGATTGCAAAAACAAAATCAGTTGTTATCTATGGTGCTGGAAGAGCTGGCATAAAGCTAGAATCAGAATTTATAAATACTGCATATAAAGTTAAATATTTTGTTGATGATGATAAAATAATTCAAAACCGCTCAATTGATGCGATTAGAGTGATATCAAAACAAAAACTAAAAGAGAAGATTGGCGATGATAAATTTGACTTATTAGTTATTGCAATACCATCGGCATCACAAAATAGGATAAAACAGATTTACGATAATCTATCTAAATACTTTAAAACTATACAGATTTTGCCATCAATGGATGAGATTTTAGACACTAAAGATTTTGCTATGCAGCTAAAAAATGTATCGGTAGAAGATTTACTCGCACGCCACCCTCAGGATTTGGACAAAAGTAAAATATCGTCTTTTATAAAAGGTAAAACCGTTCTTGTAACCGGTGCCGGCGGAAGTATTGGGAGTGAGATATGCAGACAGTGTCAAAAGTTTGGAGCCAAAAAGTTAATACTGCTAGATCATAGTGAATATAACCTCTATGCTATAGAGCAGGAGTTGCAAAAAATTGAAACTATCCCTGTAATGCAAAGTGTTGTTAATAAAGAATTTTTAGATGAAACATTTAAGACTTATAAACCAGAGATAGTTATACATGCAGCTGCCTATAAGCATGTCCCTTTGGTTGAGGCAAACATATACGAAGGAATCTTAAATAATGTTGTTGGAACTAAAAACGTTATAGATGTATCTATAAAATATGGTGTGCAAAAATTTGTGATGATTTCTACAGACAAGGCAGTACGTCCAACTAATGTCATGGGGACAACAAAGCGTATATGTGAGCTTTATGCCCAAAACGTAGTTTCTTTAGAAAATTCAAATGGCAACGGCACAGATATTGTTGCAGTTAGATTTGGTAATGTACTTGGAAGCAGCGGCAGTGTTATACCAAAGTTTAAATCTCAAATAGAAAATGGACAAAACATAACGGTAACACATCCTGATATAACAAGATACTTCATGCTTATTCCAGAGGCATGTGAGTTGGTTCTTCAAGCTGGTGCTATTGGAACGGGTGGAGAGATCTTTATACTTGATATGGGAGAGCCTATAAAGATAGTTGATTTGGCTAAAAAAATGATAGAGCTAAGTGGACGAGAAGGGATCGAAATTGAATTCTCAGGGCTTCGTCCAGGTGAAAAACTCTATGAGGAGTTACTTATAGACGATACTGACTGTAAAACTGATTATGAGTCTATCACTGTTGCAAAACCGACACTTTACGATATAGATAAGTTAAACAGAGATATTGAAGAGTTGCTTACATGTAAAGATAAATTAGCAAAACTAAAGGAAATTGTTCCCGAGTTTAATCATCAAAAGAATGCATAA
- a CDS encoding type II toxin-antitoxin system RelE family toxin gives MKLILMTYKLKFIKESNKEWNKLTSTIKEQFQKKLKERLENPKVPKDKLNGYENIYKIKLRSVGYRLAYEVKDDEIVVLVLSVGKRENNAIYYNLKDRVE, from the coding sequence TTGAAGTTAATATTAATGACCTATAAATTAAAATTTATCAAAGAATCAAATAAAGAATGGAACAAATTAACATCTACTATCAAAGAACAATTTCAAAAAAAGTTAAAAGAGCGATTGGAAAATCCAAAAGTTCCAAAAGATAAACTAAATGGCTATGAAAACATCTATAAAATAAAGCTTAGGAGTGTTGGGTATAGGCTGGCTTATGAAGTTAAAGATGATGAAATAGTAGTTTTAGTTTTAAGTGTAGGAAAAAGAGAAAACAATGCTATTTATTATAATTTGAAAGATAGAGTAGAATGA
- a CDS encoding type II toxin-antitoxin system VapC family toxin: MYKKVFIDANIFIDINDRNRKRYQESLDILKYLTQNGIGIYTSCDLITTIYYILAKEDKANALSGIERINKICKVIEFSNKEISLTCQLMNKDKNYKDLEDTLQYILAKKSKCELIISNDKNFYSSEVELLNTEEFCAKYF, encoded by the coding sequence ATGTATAAAAAAGTTTTTATAGATGCTAATATCTTTATTGATATTAATGACAGGAACAGAAAAAGATATCAGGAAAGCTTGGATATATTGAAGTATTTGACACAAAATGGGATTGGGATATATACTAGCTGTGATTTAATAACAACTATTTACTATATCTTGGCAAAGGAAGATAAAGCAAATGCCTTGAGTGGGATTGAAAGAATAAATAAAATTTGTAAAGTCATAGAGTTTTCAAATAAAGAGATATCACTGACATGTCAATTGATGAATAAGGATAAAAACTATAAAGATTTAGAGGATACTCTTCAGTATATACTGGCTAAAAAATCAAAATGTGAGCTTATTATATCAAATGATAAAAATTTTTACTCATCTGAAGTAGAGCTACTAAATACTGAGGAGTTTTGCGCAAAATACTTTTAA